AAAAAGAGTTGGTTCTGGTTAATGGGGTTAGAAAAATTGTTATAGGCGGGGCTCAGACTGAAGTAGTCTATCTGGACATTTCTCGTCAGCGTCTGGGCGAACTGGGTTTATCTTTGGAGAAAATAGGTCAGATTCTGCAGTCGCAAAACGTGGTTACTGATGCCGGTAAGGTGTTAGTCGGTGATGAATACCTGCGAATTCAGCCAACCGGTGAATTTAAATCAGTGAGTCTGATTGGTGATGTGTTAATCAGTTCATCCGATAAAACACTCATCTATCTGAAAGATATCGCTCAAATTCGTCGCGAATATAAAGAGGTACCAGATTTATTGATTTACTATGAAGGTAAACCCGCGTTAACCATTGGTGTATCAATGCAATCTGGTGAAAATGTAGTGGCTGTCGGTGACAATCTTGCAAAAAGAATGGGTGAAATTTCGTCATTGATTCCATTTGGTATGAAACTTTATATGATTTATAACCAGCCGGTAGAAGTTGATAATTCCGTGTCTGGTTTTATGGTCAATGTGGCGGCTGCCATTGTTATTGTTATTGTGGTACTGCTGTTGTTTATGGGCGTGACAGCGGGTTTAATTATTGGTGCAGTACTGTTGATCACTGTTGCAGGTACGGTATTGATAATGGAGTTGTATGGCATTGAATTGCAGCGGATCTCTCTGGGGGCACTGATCATCGCACTAGGGATGTTGGTGGATAATGCCATTGTGATTGCCGAAGGCATGATGGTGAGAATTCAGGCGGGAATGAACGCTGCCAAAGCGGCAAAAGAGGTGGTCGGTAAGAATTCAGTTGCCCTGCTGGGAGGAACCATTATTGGTATTCTGGCTTTTTCCGCTATTGGTCTGTCACAAGATGGTACGGGTGAATTCAGCCGTACTCTGTTTTATGTGATTCTGATTTCCTTATTGTTGAGTTGGGTCACTGCAGTGAGTACCACTCCCTTGTTTTGTGCGTTATTTATTAAGGAAAAAGTGAAACCTAAAAAGGGTGCTTCCGGTGAAGGTGCTTCTGTGGATAGTCAGGATGCTTATTCGGGTTTTGTCTTTATGCTTTACCGGAATTTTTTAAAGAAAGCACTGCATTTTCGTGGTGTCACTGTGGCCATAATCGTTGCTTTATTCGCAATTTCTGTCTATGGCTTTGGTTTTGTTCGAGGCGGTTTTTTCCCTGATTCGAATACCCCGATGTTTTTTGTTGAAGTCTGGGAAGTTGAAGGGACTGATATTTTCAAAACCAGGGATGATACTCTGCAAATCAGTGAATATATTCGTACTTTGCCGGGAGTTACCAAAACCACCGAGCTTATTGGTGGCGGTGATCAACGGTTTTCTCTGGTTTATGAACCTAAAGAACGTAGCCCGGCTTATGCTCAGATTATTGTGCAGACAGAAACGCGTGAGCAGATTGCTGATATCTGGGATAAAACCGATGCCTATATGAAAAATTATCCCAATATTGAGCCGATTATTAAACCTTTACGTATTGGCCCTGGGCGAGACAGTAAAATTGAGGCTCGAATCAGTGGACCTGATGGCGCGATATTAAGACAATTGTCTAAACAGGCTCAGGAAGTTTTCCGTAATAATGATGGTACTAAAGAAATTCGTGATGACTGGCGTCAACCCGTTAAGTTAGTTAAGCCCATATTTAATGAACAAGTTGGACGTCAGCTTGGAATTAACTATGAGAATCTATCAAATGCATTAAAATATGCCTTTGATGGCACACAGTTTGGTCTTTATCGGGATGGCATTCGCCT
This genomic window from sulfur-oxidizing endosymbiont of Gigantopelta aegis contains:
- a CDS encoding efflux RND transporter permease subunit — translated: MNVGEYSVKNPVVSWLLVIVFLVGGYSGFMKMGKLEDPEFTIKDVKIITQYPGATAQQVYDEVTYHIEEALQLMPQIKWIKMSISRPGMSDISVTFQDKYNKEDFPDIYDEVRRKIADMLYKLPPGAKEPVVVDSFGDVYGVYVALSGDGYSYRDLKDTADFLKKELVLVNGVRKIVIGGAQTEVVYLDISRQRLGELGLSLEKIGQILQSQNVVTDAGKVLVGDEYLRIQPTGEFKSVSLIGDVLISSSDKTLIYLKDIAQIRREYKEVPDLLIYYEGKPALTIGVSMQSGENVVAVGDNLAKRMGEISSLIPFGMKLYMIYNQPVEVDNSVSGFMVNVAAAIVIVIVVLLLFMGVTAGLIIGAVLLITVAGTVLIMELYGIELQRISLGALIIALGMLVDNAIVIAEGMMVRIQAGMNAAKAAKEVVGKNSVALLGGTIIGILAFSAIGLSQDGTGEFSRTLFYVILISLLLSWVTAVSTTPLFCALFIKEKVKPKKGASGEGASVDSQDAYSGFVFMLYRNFLKKALHFRGVTVAIIVALFAISVYGFGFVRGGFFPDSNTPMFFVEVWEVEGTDIFKTRDDTLQISEYIRTLPGVTKTTELIGGGDQRFSLVYEPKERSPAYAQIIVQTETREQIADIWDKTDAYMKNYPNIEPIIKPLRIGPGRDSKIEARISGPDGAILRQLSKQAQEVFRNNDGTKEIRDDWRQPVKLVKPIFNEQVGRQLGINYENLSNALKYAFDGTQFGLYRDGIRLLPIFVRASDDEREDISNIQDIQVWSPVLQSSIPIAQVVKRFETVWENTVIRGRDRRQTIIASCNPETGVDTTELFQRLRPQIEAIELPPGYQLVWGGEYEDSTNASNSLASALPGGFLMMILTTILLFGKVRQPLIIWLTVPLALIGITAGLLALDGAFDFMGLLGALSLIGLLIKNAIVLIEEIDQQIGDGLESFKAILDSAVSRMRPVMMAAATTILGMIPLFSDVFFVNMSIIIMSGLAFASMLTLIVVPVLYAIFFKIKYREDA